A genome region from Geodermatophilus bullaregiensis includes the following:
- a CDS encoding NAD-dependent epimerase/dehydratase family protein produces the protein MRCVVTGAAGFVGSHLCELLLARGDEVTGIDCLTDYYDPRLKEAHLSGALAHERFRLHRVDLLEAPLEQVLDGAEVVYHLAGQPGVRPSWGAEFATYVSRNVLATQAVLEAARRVGPAKLVYASSSSVYGDAESYPTAETVRPRPVSPYGVTKLAAEHLCELYRSGFGVPTVSLRLFTVYGPRQRPDMAFSRLVSAAVRGGEFELYGTGTQTRDFTFVGDVVRAMADAAASEFTGVANVGGGSRTSMTEVLDLVTELAGAPVVRRLPTQRGDVRDTAADTRVAFQGFGYVPSTGLREGLALMVEAERSTVPAAAGLLAAAGARS, from the coding sequence ATGAGGTGCGTCGTCACGGGGGCAGCGGGGTTCGTGGGCTCCCATCTGTGCGAACTCCTGCTCGCGCGGGGGGACGAGGTGACCGGCATCGACTGCCTCACCGACTACTACGACCCGCGCCTCAAGGAGGCCCACCTGTCCGGTGCGCTCGCCCACGAGCGGTTCCGGCTGCACCGGGTCGATCTGCTGGAGGCGCCCCTGGAGCAGGTGCTCGACGGCGCCGAGGTGGTCTACCACCTCGCCGGGCAGCCGGGTGTGCGGCCGTCCTGGGGAGCGGAGTTCGCCACCTACGTGTCCCGCAACGTCCTGGCCACCCAGGCGGTCCTCGAGGCGGCGCGGAGGGTCGGTCCGGCCAAGCTCGTCTACGCCTCCAGCTCCAGCGTGTACGGCGACGCGGAGTCCTACCCGACCGCCGAGACGGTGCGGCCGCGGCCGGTCTCGCCCTACGGCGTGACGAAGCTCGCCGCCGAGCACCTGTGCGAGCTCTACCGCAGCGGGTTCGGGGTGCCGACGGTGTCCCTGCGGCTGTTCACCGTCTACGGACCGCGTCAGCGGCCGGACATGGCCTTCTCACGACTCGTCTCCGCCGCCGTGCGCGGCGGCGAGTTCGAGCTCTACGGCACCGGCACCCAGACCAGGGACTTCACGTTCGTCGGGGACGTCGTCCGGGCGATGGCCGATGCCGCCGCATCGGAGTTCACCGGGGTGGCCAACGTCGGCGGGGGCAGCCGGACGTCCATGACGGAGGTCCTCGACCTCGTCACGGAACTGGCCGGAGCTCCCGTGGTCCGCCGGCTGCCGACCCAGCGGGGCGACGTCCGGGACACCGCGGCCGACACCCGGGTGGCGTTCCAGGGCTTCGGCTACGTCCCGTCCACGGGACTGCGCGAGGGGCTCGCGCTCATGGTCGAGGCCGAGCGCTCGACGGTCCCGGCTGCCGCCGGCCTGCTGGCCGCGGCGGGTGCGCGGTCGTGA
- a CDS encoding sugar transferase, with amino-acid sequence MTTARLRPHLLRPRTAQTPTLGEAVPPCPPRPAPAPGPAVAQPAGPPRPHRSGPWLPRAVLLAVDVATFGVAMVVTGTTSVKTLTVLVLAVLLFSTADLYRPGLSLSVLDDAPALVVRSLAAGAGAMVLGGLGDGLAGTARLATAALFAGLCVGGRAVAYAGIRHARRHRRLQQRVLLLGAGAVAGTLGRNLLDHPEYGLTPVGLLDDEPLLCLEERPVPVLGGYADLSRVLVEHSIDVVIVSYGRVREPLMVDMLRACDHLACDIYFVPRLYELHVVTKDTEVLWGVPLVRLRRAPFRSPTWALKRVTDVVLAAVAMVLLLPVLLLCALLARWETGTVLFRQTRIGLDGRPFTLLKICSMRPVGETESGTRWTIADDERLGPVGRFLRRTSLDEIPQLWNVLRGDMSLVGPRPERPFFVGEFTRQFPWYMARHRVPAGLTGWAQIHGLRGNTSIADRARFDNFYIENWSIWGDVKIMIRTLGQVLSAGGR; translated from the coding sequence GTGACCACCGCCCGGCTGCGGCCGCACCTGCTGCGTCCGCGGACCGCCCAGACGCCGACGCTGGGCGAGGCGGTGCCCCCCTGCCCGCCCCGTCCGGCGCCGGCCCCCGGCCCGGCGGTGGCGCAGCCCGCGGGCCCGCCACGGCCGCACCGGTCCGGTCCGTGGCTGCCCAGGGCCGTGCTGCTCGCCGTCGACGTGGCCACCTTCGGGGTGGCGATGGTCGTGACGGGGACGACCAGCGTCAAGACGCTCACCGTCCTGGTGCTGGCCGTCCTGCTCTTCTCCACCGCGGACCTCTACCGCCCCGGCCTGTCGCTGTCGGTGCTCGACGACGCTCCCGCGCTGGTCGTGCGGTCGCTCGCGGCGGGGGCCGGCGCGATGGTGCTCGGCGGGCTCGGGGACGGCCTGGCGGGCACGGCCCGACTGGCGACGGCGGCCCTCTTCGCCGGTCTGTGCGTCGGCGGGCGCGCCGTCGCCTACGCGGGCATCCGGCACGCGCGCCGCCACCGCCGGTTGCAGCAGCGGGTGCTGCTGCTCGGGGCCGGCGCGGTCGCGGGGACCCTGGGGCGCAACCTGCTCGACCACCCCGAGTACGGGCTGACGCCCGTGGGCCTGCTCGACGACGAGCCGCTGCTGTGCCTGGAGGAGCGGCCGGTGCCGGTGCTCGGCGGCTACGCCGACCTGAGCCGGGTGCTGGTCGAGCACTCCATCGACGTCGTCATCGTGTCCTACGGCCGGGTCCGCGAGCCCCTGATGGTGGACATGCTGCGCGCCTGCGACCACCTGGCGTGCGACATCTACTTCGTCCCGCGGCTGTACGAGCTGCACGTGGTGACCAAGGACACCGAGGTCCTCTGGGGCGTGCCGCTGGTGCGCCTGCGCCGGGCCCCGTTCCGCAGCCCGACCTGGGCGCTCAAGCGGGTGACCGACGTGGTGCTCGCGGCCGTCGCGATGGTGCTGCTCCTGCCGGTGCTGCTGCTGTGCGCGCTGCTCGCGCGCTGGGAGACGGGGACGGTGCTGTTCCGGCAGACCCGGATCGGGCTCGACGGCCGGCCGTTCACCCTGCTGAAGATCTGCTCGATGCGGCCGGTCGGGGAGACGGAGTCCGGGACCCGCTGGACCATCGCCGACGACGAGCGGCTGGGCCCGGTCGGCCGGTTCCTGCGCCGGACCTCCCTCGACGAGATCCCGCAGCTGTGGAACGTCCTGCGGGGGGACATGAGCCTGGTGGGACCCCGGCCGGAGCGCCCGTTCTTCGTCGGCGAGTTCACCCGCCAGTTCCCCTGGTACATGGCCCGGCACCGGGTGCCCGCGGGGCTGACCGGCTGGGCGCAGATCCACGGGCTGCGCGGCAACACGTCGATCGCGGACCGGGCGCGCTTCGACAACTTCTACATCGAGAACTGGTCGATCTGGGGCGACGTCAAGATCATGATCCGCACCCTCGGCCAGGTGCTGTCGGCGGGTGGCCGGTGA
- a CDS encoding O-antigen ligase family protein: MSSDRGTAPAPRPAEAWRGLSEAYPWETGPHEPGRAVLAVVALCIGLTPLVSPKGPGNGAPIDLFVAIGVATAMLWAIRRRARLNFPYFVPMTAYVVAGLVAAMLSAVPFRGGIAAGQEIFLFLWCAALATICRTPRALAVAIRAWAVSATLWAGVMVAGVVGGIPALSGASEWGRRAQLFFDHPNMAGNYFMIAIFVVVASGFPRRRWVRAGACLLLLTAMFFTGSNAALLSLVGGTLVMVFLNLRLRRGLMPAIATLTSLVLVLGVGWTTVVPPLVAAAEQSDDPLLRYTVGRSPESADKREELFIQQYELFEGGRLLGIGPAATKHELGTGFSRLDKEAHNDYLATLVERGPLGLLAVLALIAAVGARLMEVTRHRLLPQLAAAVPVPAALAGACAAFALTAVTHEVLHYRWFWALLGFVAATHLLARSADQAGARSRWPAR, encoded by the coding sequence ATGTCGAGCGACCGGGGGACCGCACCCGCTCCACGACCGGCCGAGGCCTGGCGGGGGCTGTCGGAGGCCTACCCCTGGGAGACGGGACCGCACGAGCCGGGGCGGGCGGTCCTCGCGGTGGTCGCGCTGTGCATCGGGCTCACCCCGCTGGTGAGCCCGAAGGGGCCGGGCAACGGCGCCCCGATCGACCTGTTCGTCGCCATCGGGGTCGCCACCGCGATGCTGTGGGCGATCCGGCGCCGGGCCAGGTTGAACTTCCCCTACTTCGTGCCCATGACCGCCTACGTGGTCGCCGGCCTCGTCGCGGCCATGCTGTCGGCCGTCCCGTTCCGCGGCGGGATCGCGGCAGGTCAGGAGATCTTCCTGTTCCTCTGGTGCGCGGCGCTGGCCACCATCTGCCGGACGCCCCGGGCACTGGCCGTCGCGATCCGCGCCTGGGCCGTCAGCGCGACCCTCTGGGCGGGGGTGATGGTGGCCGGGGTGGTGGGCGGGATCCCCGCGCTGTCCGGGGCCAGCGAGTGGGGGCGGCGGGCGCAGCTGTTCTTCGACCACCCCAACATGGCCGGTAACTACTTCATGATCGCGATCTTCGTCGTCGTGGCGTCCGGCTTCCCGCGCCGGCGCTGGGTGCGGGCCGGCGCCTGCCTCCTGCTGCTCACCGCCATGTTCTTCACCGGCTCGAACGCGGCGCTGCTGTCCCTCGTCGGCGGGACGCTCGTGATGGTGTTCCTCAACCTGCGGCTGCGCAGGGGGCTGATGCCGGCGATAGCGACGCTCACCTCGCTGGTCCTCGTGCTCGGTGTCGGCTGGACCACCGTCGTGCCGCCGCTGGTCGCTGCCGCCGAGCAGAGCGACGACCCCCTGCTGCGGTACACCGTCGGGCGCAGCCCGGAGAGCGCGGACAAGCGGGAGGAGCTCTTCATCCAGCAGTACGAGCTCTTCGAGGGCGGCCGCCTGCTCGGGATCGGTCCGGCCGCGACCAAGCACGAGCTCGGCACCGGGTTCTCCCGCCTGGACAAGGAGGCCCACAACGACTACCTCGCGACGCTGGTCGAGCGTGGCCCCCTGGGCCTGCTCGCCGTGCTCGCACTGATCGCTGCCGTCGGTGCACGGCTCATGGAGGTGACGCGGCACCGGCTCCTGCCGCAGCTGGCCGCCGCGGTCCCCGTCCCCGCGGCGCTGGCCGGGGCGTGCGCGGCGTTCGCGCTCACCGCGGTGACCCACGAGGTGCTGCACTACCGCTGGTTCTGGGCGCTGCTGGGGTTCGTGGCCGCCACCCACCTGCTCGCCCGGTCGGCGGACCAGGCGGGTGCCCGGTCCCGGTGGCCGGCCCGATGA
- a CDS encoding flippase translates to MTSQVRTAGERVDRPPRRRRVAANSTAQLLTFAARAVASVGVVVLLARSGGPVALGVVQFALTLSGLLPFYYGIPTLLAREVARRPEDGRQWVETGLLLAVVLGVVFTALLPGAALAAGASPETALSLAVASAGMAFDGVARVLFAAFWAWERLDLETGVTAAQETVYLVGTAVALWQGGGPLAALAAFAGSRALGAGCAWLLAGRHLGGVPLPRSGGRTLWSTVRRCTPFAVSDTWMLTYARVDAVLLGVWKGPAAVGLYQAATNLVLYFTVVPRSINRALFPRMGRAWPAHPEEFSRLRDVSLRLVALVGVPVTVASLLLAPRTIAFLYGPDFAPVVLTYQLLVLVIPLRMLGHTLSLSLAAVDRQNGRTLAVTVVAVLNVGMNCWAIPRWSHLGAAVTSVVCEVLLLGAFAVLLRRATGPSEILRSNGWPLLASVPMAAVLVWTSGQPLLVSAAAGAAVYAGAVLVLAVLRARDRRPARALAGLVTPAR, encoded by the coding sequence GTGACCAGCCAGGTGCGGACGGCCGGGGAGCGGGTGGACCGTCCCCCGCGGCGTCGGAGGGTCGCGGCCAACTCGACGGCCCAGCTGCTCACCTTCGCCGCGCGTGCCGTCGCCTCGGTCGGGGTCGTCGTGCTGCTGGCCCGTTCGGGGGGACCCGTCGCCCTGGGCGTCGTGCAGTTCGCGCTCACCCTCAGCGGCCTGCTGCCCTTCTACTACGGCATCCCCACGCTGCTGGCCCGGGAGGTCGCCCGCCGGCCGGAGGACGGACGGCAGTGGGTGGAGACCGGACTGCTGCTGGCCGTGGTCCTCGGGGTGGTGTTCACCGCGCTGCTCCCGGGCGCGGCGCTGGCGGCCGGCGCATCCCCGGAGACGGCCCTGTCCCTGGCCGTCGCGTCGGCCGGGATGGCGTTCGACGGCGTTGCGCGGGTGCTGTTCGCCGCGTTCTGGGCATGGGAGCGGCTGGACCTCGAGACCGGGGTCACCGCTGCGCAGGAGACCGTGTACCTCGTCGGCACCGCGGTCGCCCTGTGGCAGGGCGGGGGGCCGCTCGCCGCGCTCGCGGCCTTCGCCGGGTCACGGGCGCTGGGGGCCGGGTGCGCGTGGCTGCTCGCCGGGCGCCACCTGGGCGGGGTGCCGCTCCCGCGGTCCGGCGGGCGGACCCTGTGGTCGACCGTCCGGCGGTGCACGCCCTTCGCCGTCAGCGACACCTGGATGCTGACCTACGCGCGCGTCGACGCGGTGCTCCTCGGTGTCTGGAAGGGCCCGGCAGCGGTGGGCCTCTACCAGGCCGCCACCAACCTCGTCCTCTACTTCACCGTGGTCCCGCGCAGCATCAACCGGGCGCTGTTCCCCCGCATGGGGCGGGCCTGGCCGGCCCACCCGGAGGAGTTCAGCCGGCTGCGGGACGTCTCCCTGCGGCTGGTCGCACTCGTCGGTGTGCCCGTGACCGTCGCGTCGCTGCTGCTGGCGCCGCGCACCATCGCCTTCCTGTACGGCCCCGACTTCGCCCCGGTCGTCCTCACCTACCAGCTGCTCGTCCTGGTCATCCCGCTGCGGATGCTGGGCCACACGCTGAGCCTCTCGCTCGCGGCGGTCGACCGGCAGAACGGGCGCACGCTCGCCGTGACCGTGGTGGCCGTGCTCAACGTCGGGATGAACTGCTGGGCCATCCCGCGCTGGTCCCACCTCGGCGCCGCGGTCACCTCGGTGGTCTGCGAGGTGCTGCTGCTGGGGGCCTTCGCCGTCCTGCTCCGCCGGGCCACCGGCCCCTCGGAGATACTGCGCTCGAACGGCTGGCCCCTGCTGGCCAGCGTGCCGATGGCCGCGGTGCTGGTGTGGACGTCGGGACAGCCGCTCCTGGTGTCCGCCGCCGCCGGCGCCGCGGTCTACGCGGGCGCCGTCCTGGTCCTCGCCGTGCTCCGGGCGCGTGACCGCCGACCGGCCCGCGCGCTGGCCGGGCTGGTCACGCCGGCCCGCTGA
- a CDS encoding glycosyltransferase family 4 protein: protein MDGTGQQRTAGEVVLHVCTRYQRGGSERRLRDSIRALPELRHHVLLGAESDPDLAREQTGADRVALLPTLVREVAPARDAAALVSLWRLLRRSAYSVVVSHQSKAGVLARLAAGAAGGLPTVHSLSMASFGPGYGTVENVLFPRLERALGPRTSAYCVVGHDLARRFAAVGVPPERLHVVRSGIPLPSRLRRRDEARRLLDARHGTTPGRRLVCYVGSLEPRKNPLLLADLLRGLHDRAAGDAPDLLVVGDGPERERLGARLEDLGVARHAVLTGHLPDPDDVVDALRGADLVVLLSVAEGLPQVLVQAAAAGTPFVAHDVEGVREVLALGARGSAVPPGRLDDVVAAVARWLAQSPAGDLEPVADLSSWSAGSIAASWRSVFEQVLGAVPADRPSAGVVSGPA, encoded by the coding sequence GTGGACGGCACGGGGCAGCAGCGGACGGCTGGCGAGGTCGTCCTGCACGTGTGCACGCGCTACCAGCGCGGTGGGTCCGAGCGCCGGCTGCGCGACAGCATCCGGGCCCTGCCGGAGCTGCGGCACCACGTGCTGCTCGGCGCGGAGTCGGACCCGGACCTCGCCCGCGAGCAGACCGGCGCCGACCGGGTGGCGCTGCTGCCCACGCTGGTCCGCGAGGTCGCCCCGGCCCGGGACGCTGCCGCGCTGGTCTCGTTGTGGCGGCTGCTGCGCCGGTCCGCCTACTCGGTCGTCGTCTCCCACCAGTCCAAGGCGGGGGTGCTGGCCCGGCTGGCGGCGGGCGCCGCCGGCGGGCTCCCCACCGTCCACTCGCTGTCCATGGCCAGCTTCGGCCCCGGCTACGGCACGGTGGAGAACGTCCTGTTCCCCCGGCTGGAACGCGCCCTGGGTCCCCGGACCTCCGCCTACTGCGTGGTCGGGCACGACCTCGCCCGGCGCTTCGCCGCCGTCGGTGTCCCGCCGGAGCGGCTGCACGTCGTCCGGTCCGGGATCCCGCTGCCCTCCCGGCTGCGCCGGCGGGACGAGGCGCGGCGCCTCCTGGACGCCCGTCACGGCACCACGCCGGGCCGGCGGCTGGTCTGCTACGTCGGCAGTCTGGAGCCCCGGAAGAACCCGCTGCTGCTGGCCGACCTGCTCCGGGGGCTGCACGACCGCGCGGCCGGTGACGCCCCGGACCTCCTGGTGGTGGGCGACGGCCCGGAGCGGGAGCGGCTCGGGGCGCGGCTCGAGGACCTGGGGGTGGCCCGGCACGCGGTGCTCACCGGGCACCTCCCGGACCCGGACGACGTCGTCGACGCCCTCCGCGGTGCCGACCTGGTCGTCCTGCTCAGCGTGGCCGAGGGCCTCCCCCAGGTGCTCGTGCAGGCCGCCGCGGCGGGAACGCCGTTCGTCGCCCACGACGTGGAGGGCGTCCGCGAGGTGCTCGCGCTGGGCGCCCGCGGTTCCGCCGTCCCGCCGGGGCGTCTCGACGACGTCGTGGCGGCCGTGGCGCGCTGGCTGGCGCAGTCCCCGGCGGGTGACCTGGAGCCGGTGGCCGACCTGTCGAGCTGGTCGGCCGGGTCGATCGCCGCGTCCTGGCGGTCGGTGTTCGAGCAGGTGCTCGGTGCGGTCCCGGCGGACCGGCCGTCCGCCGGCGTGGTCAGCGGGCCGGCGTGA
- a CDS encoding PKD domain-containing protein, with amino-acid sequence MPVPRRLGLVVTAVLVGGGVVALPAEEAEAATVSATLVATRPTHTWGRPSPDPAGITYDPAAGRLVISDCEVEETPLYAGTNLFRSTLDGTQSADDPGGTTLPWSREPTGVGYRASDGRLFVSDDDADRIFEVRAGADGRHGTPDDAVTSFSMRSLASGDAEDVAIDMELTSDNHLLVIDGGTKKIYDIGPGPNGVFDGQPADGGDDTSTAIDVGRHGALDPEGVAFHAGRNTILALDGPSKRVFELNRQGQLLNTIDIRAAQPRKAAGITLAPASNGSGALNWYIVDRGVDNDSNPQENDGRFYEMAVTLPPVGEAPTNAAPRVSAGPDRRVPLATPASLAGTADDDGLPDPPAAVSLTWSTVSGPGTVTFADASAATTTASFSAPGTYVLRLTGDDGGLQASDDVSVVVDPAGSGVQDVPVASGSDDAEERSASVSLTGTDLELVVDGTTTQTVGLRFTGLLVPPGATITAAYVQFSVDEATTAAASLVVAGQAADNPPTFATASRNVSSRPRTTAQVSWAPAAWPTTGARGVEQRTPGLVPVLQEIVARPGWASGNAVVLVVTGSGTRTASASERGAARAPVLHVEWTV; translated from the coding sequence ATGCCGGTACCGCGCCGTCTGGGTCTCGTCGTCACAGCGGTCCTCGTGGGTGGCGGGGTCGTGGCCCTGCCCGCCGAGGAGGCCGAGGCGGCCACGGTCTCGGCCACGCTGGTCGCGACCCGGCCCACCCACACCTGGGGGCGGCCGAGCCCGGATCCGGCGGGGATCACCTACGACCCCGCGGCCGGCCGGCTGGTCATCAGCGACTGCGAGGTCGAGGAGACACCCCTCTACGCGGGGACGAACCTGTTCCGCTCCACGCTGGACGGCACCCAGTCGGCCGACGACCCCGGTGGCACCACGCTGCCCTGGTCGCGGGAGCCGACCGGGGTGGGCTACCGGGCCTCCGACGGCCGCCTGTTCGTCTCCGACGACGACGCCGACCGGATCTTCGAGGTCCGCGCGGGGGCGGACGGCCGGCACGGGACCCCGGACGACGCGGTCACGTCCTTCTCCATGCGCTCACTGGCCAGCGGTGACGCGGAGGACGTGGCCATCGACATGGAGCTGACGTCCGACAACCACCTGCTGGTCATCGACGGCGGCACCAAGAAGATCTACGACATCGGCCCGGGCCCCAACGGGGTCTTCGACGGCCAGCCCGCCGACGGTGGGGACGACACGTCCACGGCGATCGACGTCGGCCGGCACGGCGCCCTCGACCCGGAGGGGGTCGCCTTCCACGCCGGCCGCAACACCATCCTGGCCCTCGACGGCCCCAGCAAGCGCGTCTTCGAGCTGAACCGGCAGGGACAGCTGCTCAACACCATCGACATCCGGGCGGCCCAGCCGAGGAAGGCGGCCGGGATCACGCTCGCGCCGGCGAGCAACGGCTCCGGTGCGCTGAACTGGTACATCGTCGACCGCGGGGTCGACAACGACAGCAACCCGCAGGAGAACGACGGGCGCTTCTACGAGATGGCGGTCACCCTGCCGCCGGTCGGCGAGGCGCCCACGAACGCCGCTCCGCGGGTGTCCGCGGGGCCGGACCGGAGGGTCCCCCTCGCCACGCCGGCGTCGCTCGCCGGGACTGCTGACGACGACGGCCTGCCCGACCCGCCGGCGGCGGTGTCGCTGACCTGGTCGACGGTCAGCGGGCCGGGGACGGTGACCTTCGCGGACGCCAGCGCCGCGACGACGACCGCGTCCTTCTCCGCGCCGGGCACCTACGTGCTCCGGCTCACGGGCGACGACGGCGGGCTCCAGGCGTCCGACGACGTCTCGGTCGTGGTGGACCCGGCGGGATCCGGGGTCCAGGACGTGCCGGTGGCGTCCGGTTCCGACGACGCGGAGGAGCGCTCGGCGAGCGTCTCGCTCACCGGCACGGACCTGGAGCTGGTGGTCGACGGCACGACGACGCAGACCGTCGGGCTGCGGTTCACCGGCCTGCTGGTGCCGCCGGGGGCCACGATCACCGCCGCCTACGTCCAGTTCTCGGTGGACGAGGCGACGACGGCGGCGGCGAGCCTGGTGGTGGCCGGGCAGGCCGCCGACAACCCGCCGACCTTCGCCACGGCGTCGAGGAACGTCTCCTCCCGGCCCCGGACGACCGCGCAGGTGTCCTGGGCGCCCGCGGCGTGGCCCACGACCGGTGCCCGCGGGGTCGAGCAGCGCACCCCGGGCCTGGTCCCGGTGCTCCAGGAGATCGTCGCCCGGCCGGGCTGGGCCAGCGGCAACGCGGTCGTCCTGGTGGTCACCGGGAGCGGCACCCGCACCGCCTCGGCGAGCGAGCGCGGTGCGGCCAGGGCACCGGTCCTGCACGTCGAGTGGACCGTCTGA
- a CDS encoding AAA family ATPase → MTVPVGGGGRGLGVELAGIPGSGKSRRARALATRLTERGVVVTQPQARFAPSVPTARRVARKVRAVAGAAAGAPVATARLVGGVLRSAQPGPGDLAGRVVQVTVAQRVAARAAGETGVALVDEGLVQALWSIGLRGDVEPVLAALDAGPRRPTADLLVVVRVPPELALDRLAHRSSRHSRTQLLDERERLAELARGARLLDRLVEWWSGRAPGSCEVLTLDGSADDGADHAALVDRICDRTTAGTPG, encoded by the coding sequence GTGACGGTCCCCGTCGGGGGCGGCGGGCGGGGGCTCGGCGTGGAGCTGGCCGGGATCCCCGGCTCCGGGAAGAGTCGCCGGGCGCGGGCCCTGGCCACGCGGCTCACCGAGCGCGGGGTCGTGGTCACCCAGCCCCAGGCGCGGTTCGCCCCGTCCGTGCCGACCGCCCGCCGGGTGGCCCGCAAGGTCCGCGCCGTGGCGGGCGCCGCGGCCGGGGCGCCCGTGGCGACCGCACGGCTGGTCGGTGGCGTCCTCCGCTCCGCCCAGCCCGGGCCCGGCGACCTCGCCGGCCGGGTCGTCCAGGTGACCGTCGCTCAGCGGGTGGCGGCGCGCGCCGCCGGTGAGACGGGGGTCGCCCTGGTCGACGAGGGACTGGTCCAGGCCCTGTGGTCGATCGGCCTGCGGGGCGACGTGGAGCCGGTCCTCGCCGCCCTCGACGCGGGCCCGCGACGCCCGACGGCGGACCTGCTCGTCGTCGTGCGCGTCCCCCCGGAGCTCGCGCTGGACCGGCTGGCGCACCGGTCGTCCCGGCACAGCCGGACCCAACTGCTCGACGAGCGCGAGCGGCTGGCCGAGCTGGCGCGCGGTGCGCGGCTGCTCGACCGCCTGGTCGAGTGGTGGTCCGGGCGTGCGCCCGGCTCCTGCGAGGTGCTGACCCTCGACGGGAGCGCCGACGACGGCGCCGACCACGCGGCGCTCGTCGACCGGATCTGCGACCGCACCACCGCCGGCACCCCGGGGTGA
- a CDS encoding cytochrome P450 produces the protein MTVRSAVRWAATHGAMRLAIRARARAGNPDAEVLRDPAVREDPFAHYERLRTAAPFAGGAFARVSVHHDVCTDVLRSDDFGQIGGNRTEGMPPLLRTALRLAGPRRSTGPIDPPSMLAVDPPEHTRYRRLVSRAFSARAVARLRERTRQIADELLDGLEREAAADGGHADLVARYASLLPVTVISEVLGVPVAMRERFLAWGDGASPSLDMGVDWRTHRSVERNLGELDTWFRGHVQRLRRSPGEDLLSALVATADDDGSGLTEQELLSTALLVFGAGFETTVNLVGNGAAQLFAHPDQRRLLAEDPSLWPNAVDEVLRVDSPVQRTGRRVRRDTTVHGVPLREGDLVLLVLAAANRDPRVFRDPHVFDVTRANAREHVAFSSGIHFCLGAALARMEGEVALRALFERFPDLAAAGAGRRRRTVVLRGYESLPVVLPPQTAAVG, from the coding sequence GTGACGGTGCGCAGTGCGGTCCGCTGGGCCGCGACGCACGGCGCGATGCGGCTGGCGATCCGGGCGCGGGCGCGGGCCGGGAACCCCGACGCCGAGGTGCTGCGCGACCCCGCGGTGCGCGAGGACCCCTTCGCCCACTACGAGCGGCTGCGGACCGCCGCGCCGTTCGCCGGCGGGGCGTTCGCGCGGGTCAGCGTCCACCACGACGTGTGCACCGACGTCCTGCGCAGCGACGACTTCGGCCAGATCGGCGGGAACCGGACCGAGGGGATGCCGCCCCTGCTGCGGACGGCGCTGCGGCTGGCCGGGCCGCGGCGGAGCACCGGCCCGATCGACCCGCCGTCGATGCTCGCCGTCGACCCGCCGGAGCACACCCGCTACCGGCGACTGGTCAGCCGCGCCTTCAGCGCGCGGGCCGTGGCCCGGCTGCGCGAGCGCACCCGGCAGATCGCCGACGAACTCCTCGACGGGCTGGAGCGCGAGGCGGCGGCCGACGGCGGGCACGCCGACCTCGTCGCCCGCTACGCCAGCCTGCTGCCGGTCACGGTCATCTCCGAGGTGCTCGGCGTCCCCGTGGCGATGCGCGAGCGGTTCCTCGCCTGGGGCGACGGCGCCTCGCCGAGCCTGGACATGGGCGTGGACTGGCGCACCCACCGCAGCGTCGAGCGCAACCTGGGCGAGCTCGACACCTGGTTCCGCGGGCACGTGCAGCGGCTGCGCCGCTCCCCCGGTGAGGACCTGCTGTCCGCGCTGGTCGCCACGGCCGACGACGACGGCAGCGGGCTGACCGAGCAGGAGCTGCTGTCCACGGCGCTGCTCGTCTTCGGCGCCGGCTTCGAGACCACGGTCAACCTCGTCGGCAACGGCGCAGCCCAGCTGTTCGCCCACCCCGACCAGCGCCGGCTGCTCGCCGAGGACCCGTCGCTGTGGCCCAACGCCGTCGACGAGGTGCTCCGCGTCGACTCCCCGGTGCAGCGGACCGGACGGCGGGTCAGGCGGGACACCACCGTGCACGGCGTCCCCCTCCGGGAGGGCGACCTGGTGCTGCTCGTGCTCGCCGCGGCCAACCGGGACCCGCGGGTCTTCCGCGACCCGCACGTCTTCGACGTCACCCGGGCCAACGCCCGCGAGCACGTCGCCTTCTCCAGCGGCATCCACTTCTGCCTGGGCGCCGCGCTCGCCCGGATGGAGGGCGAGGTCGCGCTGCGGGCGCTGTTCGAGCGGTTCCCCGACCTGGCCGCCGCCGGCGCCGGGCGGCGCCGCCGCACGGTCGTCCTGCGCGGCTACGAGTCGCTGCCGGTGGTGCTCCCCCCGCAGACCGCCGCCGTCGGCTGA